The Crocosphaera subtropica ATCC 51142 genome includes a window with the following:
- a CDS encoding DUF6391 domain-containing protein: MTNSVNPATGNLWDFDWYQPQHHQDSDILQQLGFIPGLKEVLMLRQVHGLEHGTVWVLSETRQGLQDNENLGGLSTPNGFYLYGDVKYLDVQKAVSKALHRFRAGIWNLAVHPRCGTNMSVNMLLTTSFVLGTHLLLPKGPIEQILGLLLATSTASQLSPDMGILAQKYLTTAIPFNLELVQIARTRDFSGHPAYFVEVTWRDSQ, from the coding sequence ATGACCAACTCGGTTAACCCTGCCACTGGAAACCTTTGGGACTTTGACTGGTATCAACCCCAACACCATCAAGATAGCGATATTTTACAACAACTGGGATTTATTCCCGGATTAAAAGAAGTTCTCATGTTACGTCAAGTTCATGGGTTAGAACATGGAACGGTTTGGGTCCTCAGTGAAACCCGACAAGGGTTACAAGACAATGAAAACTTAGGGGGTTTATCCACTCCCAATGGCTTCTATCTCTACGGAGACGTGAAGTATTTAGATGTACAAAAAGCCGTCAGTAAAGCCTTACATCGGTTTCGTGCCGGCATTTGGAATTTAGCCGTACATCCCCGTTGCGGTACCAATATGTCCGTTAATATGTTACTGACTACCAGCTTTGTCTTAGGGACTCATTTATTACTCCCCAAAGGACCCATTGAACAAATTTTAGGCTTACTATTGGCCACCTCCACAGCGTCGCAACTGTCCCCCGATATGGGTATTTTGGCCCAGAAATATCTCACCACTGCTATTCCTTTCAATTTAGAATTAGTCCAAATCGCTCGAACCC
- a CDS encoding aldo/keto reductase has protein sequence MISFKTRRNFLLAGMSMLGTVACQKVNQSETVEKIAFSPVTPLPERILGNTGVSLPILGLGGAGQTPLSKYGQEKEAIALIEAALKLGIRYFDTAASYGPSEDYLGKVLPPHRSQVLIATKTDKRDYDGAWRELERSLQRLQTDYIDVWQLHHVSFPEELEQIFGKNGAAKAIEEAKAQKIIRFSGISGHHEPDVIANALQQYPFDMTLISLNAADVHHPRPFSKTVLPVAKEKNVGVVAMKVPAYGRLLKPGALSSMDQAMGYVLSLGGVHSCIIAAESIQQLQGNVQVASQFQPLNPSQVSEIETLTAKVWQENTFFRRWT, from the coding sequence ATGATTTCTTTTAAGACTCGTCGTAATTTTTTATTAGCAGGAATGAGTATGTTGGGGACTGTAGCCTGTCAAAAGGTCAATCAGTCTGAAACGGTTGAAAAAATAGCTTTTTCCCCTGTTACACCCCTACCTGAACGCATTCTAGGCAATACTGGTGTTTCTCTTCCCATCCTAGGGTTAGGAGGAGCCGGACAAACTCCTCTATCTAAATATGGACAGGAAAAAGAAGCGATCGCACTCATTGAAGCAGCCCTGAAATTAGGAATCCGCTATTTTGATACTGCAGCCAGTTATGGACCGAGTGAAGACTATTTAGGTAAGGTTCTTCCTCCTCATCGTTCCCAAGTCTTAATCGCTACCAAAACCGATAAACGGGACTATGATGGGGCATGGCGAGAGTTAGAACGATCGCTCCAACGACTACAAACGGACTATATTGATGTTTGGCAGTTACATCATGTCTCTTTCCCAGAAGAATTAGAGCAGATTTTCGGGAAAAATGGAGCAGCTAAAGCCATTGAAGAGGCAAAAGCACAAAAAATAATTCGTTTTTCTGGTATTAGTGGCCATCATGAACCAGATGTTATCGCTAACGCTTTACAACAATATCCCTTTGATATGACTTTAATCTCCTTGAATGCGGCCGATGTTCATCACCCTCGTCCTTTTAGTAAAACGGTGTTACCAGTGGCTAAAGAAAAGAATGTTGGCGTTGTTGCCATGAAAGTCCCTGCTTATGGGCGATTATTAAAACCTGGAGCATTATCGAGCATGGATCAAGCGATGGGTTATGTCCTTTCGTTGGGGGGTGTTCATAGCTGCATCATCGCTGCTGAATCAATACAGCAATTACAAGGCAATGTTCAAGTTGCGTCTCAGTTTCAACCCCTTAACCCTTCTCAAGTCTCTGAGATAGAAACCCTAACCGCAAAGGTTTGGCAAGAAAATACCTTCTTCCGTCGTTGGACATAA
- a CDS encoding carbonic anhydrase, whose protein sequence is MKSTKVIHWILVCLLFSFSTISVVLGAEKTTHSWGYEGDNNPSQWGRLSAEYETCAMGLFQSPIHLTPSNLIRQDGKIETHYQPTPLVINNNGHTIQINYEPGSYAMINGKKYELKQFHFHTPSEHSLNGKKSDMELHLVHQNEKGNIAVIGVFIEAGKANSTVTTIWNHLSETEGIQEVKEQIINASDFIANNASYFHYQGSLTTPPCSENVIWNVMREPLEASRQQIDQFMKLYPMNARPIQEHNNRLVELIINQSS, encoded by the coding sequence ATGAAAAGCACTAAAGTTATCCATTGGATTTTAGTTTGTTTACTGTTCAGTTTTTCAACGATTTCCGTTGTTTTAGGAGCAGAAAAAACAACTCATAGTTGGGGTTATGAGGGAGATAATAATCCTAGTCAATGGGGAAGACTAAGTGCTGAATATGAAACGTGTGCAATGGGATTATTTCAATCACCGATTCATTTAACTCCATCTAATTTAATTAGGCAAGATGGAAAAATTGAAACCCATTATCAGCCAACTCCGTTAGTCATTAATAATAACGGTCATACGATTCAGATAAATTATGAACCAGGCAGTTATGCCATGATTAATGGCAAAAAATATGAATTAAAACAGTTTCATTTTCATACTCCTAGCGAACATAGTTTAAATGGTAAAAAAAGTGATATGGAACTCCATTTAGTTCATCAAAATGAGAAAGGAAACATTGCAGTGATTGGTGTTTTTATTGAGGCAGGAAAAGCTAACTCAACCGTAACAACTATTTGGAATCATTTATCAGAAACAGAAGGAATACAAGAAGTCAAAGAACAGATAATCAATGCCAGTGATTTTATAGCTAACAATGCTAGTTATTTCCATTATCAAGGATCATTAACTACCCCTCCTTGTAGCGAGAATGTGATCTGGAATGTTATGCGAGAACCCTTAGAAGCATCAAGGCAGCAAATTGACCAATTTATGAAACTATACCCGATGAATGCTAGACCTATTCAAGAACATAACAATCGCTTAGTTGAATTAATTATTAATCAATCCAGTTAA
- a CDS encoding inorganic diphosphatase codes for MDLSLIPAQPKPGLINVLIEIPAGSKNKYEYDKDMNAFALDRVLYASVKYPYDYGFVPNTLADDGDPLDGMVIMDQPTFPGCVISARPIGMLEMIDGGDRDEKVLCVPDKDPRYAEVHSLKDISPHRLEEIAEFFRTYKNLEKKKTDILGWKDVDAVTSLVEECVKAGSK; via the coding sequence GTGGACTTATCACTCATTCCTGCTCAACCTAAACCTGGTTTAATCAATGTTTTAATTGAAATTCCCGCAGGGAGCAAGAATAAATACGAATATGACAAGGATATGAACGCCTTTGCTCTTGATCGTGTCCTATATGCCTCGGTTAAATATCCTTATGACTATGGGTTCGTTCCCAATACCTTGGCCGATGATGGTGATCCCTTAGATGGGATGGTGATCATGGATCAACCCACTTTCCCTGGCTGTGTCATTTCAGCCCGTCCCATTGGTATGTTAGAAATGATCGATGGTGGCGATCGCGATGAAAAAGTGTTGTGTGTCCCTGACAAAGATCCTCGCTATGCTGAAGTACATTCACTAAAAGACATTTCTCCTCACCGTTTAGAGGAAATTGCTGAGTTTTTCCGCACCTACAAAAATCTTGAGAAAAAAAAGACAGACATTCTAGGGTGGAAAGATGTTGATGCTGTCACATCTTTAGTGGAAGAATGTGTAAAAGCAGGAAGTAAATAA
- a CDS encoding NAD(P)H-quinone oxidoreductase subunit M: MFVKSTTRHIRIYAAEVHNSELVESDNMLTLDVDPDNEFNWDEDALQKVYRKFDELVEAASGEELSDYNLRRIGSDLEHFVRNLLQNGEISYNLKSRVLNYSMGLPKVESPETEGAYNL; encoded by the coding sequence ATGTTTGTCAAATCAACAACTCGTCATATTCGTATTTATGCAGCTGAAGTTCACAATAGTGAACTGGTAGAAAGTGATAATATGCTCACTTTAGATGTTGATCCTGATAATGAATTTAATTGGGATGAAGATGCTTTACAGAAAGTTTATCGTAAATTTGATGAGTTAGTAGAAGCTGCCAGTGGAGAAGAATTGAGCGATTATAATTTACGTCGTATTGGTTCAGATTTAGAACATTTTGTCCGCAATCTTCTTCAAAACGGTGAGATTAGTTACAATTTGAAAAGTCGTGTCCTTAATTACAGTATGGGACTGCCTAAAGTTGAAAGTCCAGAAACCGAAGGAGCTTATAATCTCTAA
- a CDS encoding calcium-binding protein, translating to MNLTVNLWDWEGFYYIGSSNDDVINGSLFSDTIAGNAGNDSLIGGSGDDRLYGGNDNDTLQGGRGNDYLDGGSGLDIVKELADVDFELNNSRLIGLGTDVIVLIEGAHLIGGESDNTIDAGGFSLGSVTLEGEGGNDRLYGGQLDDLLIGGEGNDTMSGNPGSDHLLGENGNDRLLGRSGQDTLEGGDGSDHLYGGSGDDGLLGGFGDDYLNGGYDNDTLVGGFGSDTLLGNYGDDFLHGGGNSDILEGQDGNDTLRGAQNYWDSLGTIDTLTGGQGRDIFILGVDDEVSFGNLYDDYLYPGRAYNDYALITDFEISVDKIQLFSSPGGYTLGSSPVSGISGTGIFVDRGIHGVYDSKDELIAIVENVSGLNLSKSDFIYV from the coding sequence ATGAATTTAACAGTTAATCTTTGGGATTGGGAAGGATTTTATTACATCGGCTCCAGTAACGATGATGTTATCAACGGTTCATTGTTTAGTGATACAATCGCTGGCAATGCCGGCAATGATTCTTTGATCGGTGGTTCAGGAGATGATAGGTTATATGGTGGAAATGATAACGACACATTGCAAGGAGGACGTGGCAATGACTATTTGGATGGTGGTTCAGGCTTAGACATTGTAAAAGAATTGGCAGATGTTGACTTTGAACTCAACAACAGTCGGTTAATTGGATTGGGAACAGACGTAATTGTCTTAATTGAAGGCGCGCATTTAATTGGCGGAGAGAGCGACAATACTATTGATGCAGGGGGCTTTTCCCTTGGTTCAGTTACTTTAGAAGGAGAGGGAGGAAATGATCGCCTTTATGGTGGACAACTGGATGATTTGCTCATCGGCGGTGAAGGAAATGACACTATGTCAGGCAATCCCGGATCTGATCACTTGTTAGGAGAGAATGGCAATGATAGGTTATTAGGTCGTTCTGGTCAAGACACATTAGAAGGTGGAGATGGTAGCGACCACCTCTATGGTGGATCAGGCGATGATGGCTTGCTTGGAGGGTTTGGAGATGATTACCTTAATGGAGGATATGATAATGATACGTTAGTTGGTGGTTTTGGCTCTGACACCCTTCTGGGGAATTATGGAGATGATTTTCTTCATGGAGGAGGAAACAGTGACATTTTAGAAGGTCAAGATGGTAATGATACTTTACGAGGGGCTCAAAATTACTGGGACAGTTTAGGGACAATAGATACTTTGACTGGAGGACAAGGGAGAGATATTTTTATTCTTGGCGTTGATGATGAAGTCTCTTTCGGCAATTTGTATGATGACTATCTTTATCCTGGTCGGGCTTATAATGATTACGCTCTAATTACTGATTTTGAAATTTCTGTGGACAAAATACAGTTATTCAGTTCGCCAGGTGGTTATACTCTGGGCAGTTCTCCTGTTTCTGGCATTAGTGGAACAGGGATTTTTGTTGATCGAGGTATACATGGTGTTTACGATTCTAAGGATGAATTAATAGCCATAGTCGAAAATGTTTCTGGGCTTAACTTAAGTAAAAGCGATTTTATTTATGTATAA
- a CDS encoding flotillin family protein, with product MNPKFELQLIQALPKIAFDSNWFVLDEIDLFKQDKNQLKISLNQPIFEEVLPSNSPYIGQVGSTLNSLPFVGILGSIGILLFLLLLSVWLYTRFYTIAPNNEALVRTGGVFKKSKTVILNGGCIVIPGFHEITRVPLREISIDVVRSDKLAVRTQDYLRANMRVTFYICIAQEEKDILAAAARLSKQGKISENDIKDAIEKRADDAIRAAAKKKKIAEIDSDKLGFAEAVLNLIQQDLKKVGLTLNNIAISEIEESDTYDENNFFDAQGVRLRTETIQRSIQQKREVELETQVAIEQRELEAEKQSLQIIKQKEDANLTQQKDIEFFRAQQQREIQETKDKEAAKIEKNRILQEQEVEEEKIEKELIIQQKRISVNIELEEQNKQLKVTQTLQQQETEVAEINRQKMIQASQLQAQAEVAAAEQQSKIAQQQAAIAIANKEKERFDSEAEKAQAEAAVITAQEVEKAQREQRLVIISAEQEAQKIRISEQNVVEIDVFRRRRQAEIARQAAELEAESIRTLADANKYKLLAEAESKKALIEAENALSNANRTADLIKDLWPELAPQLPYILQSLAPQPGVLGDAKIYAFPGVNGSNGNGTGDISKLMLSTSGLTLINSLLDEGKLGTLINQIKTALNTDGKVESQEDKKSDSSESSSTITPQEQTITTEEENNLSFLNDFPQES from the coding sequence ATGAATCCTAAATTTGAATTACAATTGATCCAAGCGTTGCCTAAAATAGCCTTTGATTCTAATTGGTTTGTCTTAGATGAAATAGACTTATTTAAGCAAGATAAAAATCAGTTAAAAATATCTCTTAATCAACCTATTTTTGAAGAAGTATTACCCAGTAATTCTCCTTATATAGGACAAGTTGGCTCTACTTTAAATAGTTTACCATTTGTGGGTATTTTAGGGAGTATTGGAATCTTATTATTTCTCTTATTATTAAGTGTTTGGTTGTACACCCGATTTTATACAATTGCCCCGAATAATGAAGCCTTAGTGAGAACAGGAGGTGTGTTTAAAAAGAGCAAAACGGTTATTTTAAATGGGGGATGTATTGTCATTCCTGGGTTCCATGAAATCACCCGTGTTCCCTTAAGAGAAATCTCTATTGATGTGGTTCGCTCTGATAAATTAGCGGTGAGAACCCAAGACTATTTAAGAGCAAATATGAGAGTGACTTTTTATATCTGTATTGCTCAAGAAGAAAAGGACATTTTAGCAGCAGCCGCCAGGTTATCAAAACAAGGAAAAATATCAGAAAACGACATCAAAGATGCCATTGAAAAACGGGCAGACGATGCCATTAGAGCAGCAGCGAAGAAGAAAAAAATAGCCGAAATTGACTCAGATAAATTAGGGTTTGCAGAAGCGGTTTTAAACCTCATTCAACAAGACCTTAAAAAAGTAGGCTTAACCCTGAATAATATTGCTATTTCTGAGATTGAAGAAAGTGATACTTATGACGAAAATAACTTTTTTGATGCTCAAGGGGTGCGACTAAGAACTGAAACCATACAACGTTCCATTCAACAAAAAAGAGAGGTTGAATTAGAAACCCAAGTAGCCATCGAACAACGAGAATTAGAAGCCGAAAAACAAAGCTTACAAATTATAAAACAAAAAGAAGATGCGAACTTAACCCAACAAAAAGACATTGAATTTTTCCGCGCTCAACAACAGAGAGAAATTCAAGAAACCAAGGATAAAGAAGCAGCAAAAATTGAGAAAAATAGAATCTTACAAGAACAAGAAGTTGAAGAAGAAAAAATTGAAAAAGAATTGATTATTCAACAAAAACGCATTAGTGTGAATATCGAATTAGAAGAACAAAATAAACAATTAAAAGTAACCCAAACCCTGCAACAACAAGAAACAGAAGTAGCAGAAATTAACCGTCAAAAAATGATTCAAGCGTCCCAACTACAAGCACAAGCGGAAGTAGCAGCAGCTGAACAACAATCAAAAATTGCTCAACAACAAGCTGCCATTGCTATTGCTAATAAAGAAAAAGAGAGATTTGACTCAGAAGCTGAAAAAGCCCAAGCTGAAGCTGCTGTTATCACTGCCCAAGAAGTGGAAAAAGCCCAACGGGAACAACGGTTAGTTATCATTTCAGCCGAACAAGAAGCTCAAAAAATCCGCATTTCCGAGCAAAACGTTGTAGAAATTGACGTATTCCGCCGTCGTCGTCAAGCAGAAATTGCTCGACAAGCTGCCGAGTTAGAAGCGGAGTCCATTCGCACCCTTGCCGATGCTAATAAGTATAAACTGTTAGCTGAAGCCGAGAGTAAAAAAGCCCTCATTGAAGCCGAAAATGCTCTGAGCAACGCAAACAGAACCGCTGACCTCATAAAAGACCTCTGGCCCGAATTAGCTCCCCAATTGCCCTATATTCTTCAATCTTTGGCCCCACAACCTGGCGTATTAGGGGATGCAAAAATTTATGCGTTTCCAGGGGTAAATGGTAGTAATGGCAATGGGACGGGAGATATTAGTAAATTGATGTTATCTACCAGTGGTTTAACCTTGATTAATTCTTTATTGGATGAAGGGAAGTTAGGCACATTAATTAATCAGATAAAAACCGCTTTAAATACTGACGGAAAAGTAGAAAGTCAAGAAGATAAAAAGTCTGATAGCTCAGAATCATCTTCTACTATAACCCCTCAAGAACAAACCATTACAACAGAAGAAGAAAATAACTTATCTTTTCTCAATGATTTTCCTCAGGAATCTTAA
- a CDS encoding OB-fold-containig protein, with protein sequence MLLHSANLLYWVLIGVGVAFFFLIIVSDGGGEGSDIDGDIDVNLDSNGFSLDADVETDVDVDINGDGNEFNPFQLLAWFGLGKAPLMILLGIDFSAWGVAGWTLNTIIGSLTGTIPDQFFGLGGLVFFLSLFIGLWTGKLLSYPIGQMFASFGEDVKSERLIGCVGTVTSKTIPYLVEGKIGQADVYDTAGNLVTISISLPHWADVIPHYGQAILIIDRQEHSYIGISKDSSDEDKWINQTNLPKDS encoded by the coding sequence ATGTTATTGCATTCGGCTAACTTACTTTACTGGGTTTTAATTGGCGTTGGAGTCGCTTTCTTTTTTCTTATTATTGTTTCTGATGGAGGAGGCGAAGGAAGTGATATTGATGGCGATATCGATGTTAATCTTGATAGTAATGGTTTCAGTTTAGATGCTGATGTAGAAACTGATGTAGATGTTGATATTAATGGCGATGGGAACGAATTTAATCCTTTTCAATTATTAGCCTGGTTTGGATTAGGAAAAGCCCCGTTAATGATTTTATTAGGGATTGATTTTAGTGCTTGGGGTGTGGCGGGTTGGACTTTAAATACTATCATAGGCAGTCTCACTGGAACTATACCCGATCAATTTTTTGGGTTAGGGGGTTTAGTCTTTTTTCTATCGTTATTTATTGGTTTATGGACAGGAAAATTATTGTCATATCCCATTGGACAAATGTTTGCTTCCTTTGGAGAAGATGTTAAAAGTGAGCGTTTAATTGGCTGTGTAGGAACCGTAACATCCAAGACCATTCCTTATTTAGTTGAGGGAAAAATAGGGCAAGCCGATGTCTATGACACGGCAGGAAATTTAGTCACTATTAGTATTAGTTTACCCCATTGGGCTGATGTTATTCCCCATTACGGACAAGCCATTTTAATTATTGATCGTCAAGAACATAGTTATATCGGAATTAGTAAAGATAGTTCTGACGAAGATAAATGGATTAATCAAACTAACTTACCAAAAGATTCTTGA
- a CDS encoding 16S rRNA (uracil(1498)-N(3))-methyltransferase: MTYRIIIELTQKQGNIITLTPEQKHYLKNVLRLKENSEFIVLDGQYNTYLVKLNNDNGQIIKPLKEETELPINVTLMIALPKGKGFDEVIRSCTELGVNTIIPIISQRTLLKPSSHKLDRWRKIVKEATEQSERQRVPTILEPISFSEALKNTKQPNQNCYICVTRKHAKHLLTYLLPEITNSITIATGCEGGWTEKEINEAINLGFIAVNLGSRVLRAVTAPLVALSLVTSVIEQSYPKD, from the coding sequence TTGACTTATCGTATTATTATTGAACTAACACAAAAACAGGGAAATATAATTACCTTAACCCCTGAACAAAAACATTACTTAAAAAATGTTTTACGCTTAAAAGAAAACAGCGAATTTATCGTTCTTGATGGTCAATATAACACTTATCTTGTGAAATTAAATAATGATAACGGTCAAATTATTAAACCATTAAAAGAAGAAACGGAATTACCCATTAATGTTACTTTAATGATAGCCTTACCCAAAGGAAAAGGGTTTGATGAGGTTATTCGTAGTTGCACAGAATTAGGGGTTAACACTATCATTCCCATTATTAGTCAGCGAACTTTATTAAAACCTAGTTCTCATAAATTAGACCGTTGGCGTAAAATTGTTAAAGAAGCAACTGAACAATCAGAAAGACAACGGGTTCCTACTATTTTAGAACCAATTTCTTTTTCGGAAGCATTAAAAAATACAAAACAACCTAATCAAAATTGTTATATTTGTGTGACACGAAAACACGCTAAACATTTACTTACTTATTTACTCCCAGAAATAACTAATTCTATTACCATTGCTACCGGATGTGAGGGAGGTTGGACAGAGAAAGAAATTAATGAAGCTATTAATTTAGGGTTTATTGCTGTTAACCTTGGTTCAAGAGTGCTTCGTGCTGTAACTGCACCTTTGGTTGCACTTTCTTTAGTTACTTCTGTTATAGAACAATCTTATCCTAAAGATTAA
- the selD gene encoding selenide, water dikinase SelD produces MKSNVTQLTDNLVLMGGGHSHAIVLKLWGMNPIPGVRLTLIGDRTHTPYSGMLPGQVAGFYRFEETHIDLRCLTQFAQANFYHDTVIDLDLENKQVVCQEHPPIAFDYLSIDIGSIPQKSNISGASDCAIPAKPVGQFLIAWEKVKNTIKHHRKQHHTLTIIGGGAGGVELAFNMRTCLLNILEDANHLTINLIHKGDNLLTGHNYWASQKVQSLLLKNGTNLYFNETVTDITHNSSHHYTITCDSGQKIESDFVFLVTQASAPQWIEKTGITTDKKGFILVNDYLQSVSHPNVFAAGDIATMQNYSRPKAGVFAVRQGQPLFDNLQSIILGNKLQSYHPQKFYLSLIGTGNKKAIASWGSLGLEASWLWTWKDHIDRKFMDRFKDFSVMESQETKNLWKTLKNELFSNNNQPKKQLKNNKFMPCNGCASKVGSSLLDRTLKRLDINQNPEILVGLASPDDGAIINISEQELLVETIDYFPSFVSDPFIFGQITTNHCLSDLWAMGAKSHSVSALITLPYGVDSVLEEILYQLLQGCLKILKQYEISLIGGHTLQGEKLGFGLSCNGFVLPNRILCKSGMQVNDKLILTKPLGTGTLLVAEMIYQAKGHWIDNAIKSMLLSNKKSSEIFLQFEASACTDITGFGLVGHLVEMMKASQVSVELDLDKIPILTGAKDTIKQGITSSLHPKNLDNQTYLNVHKNIENSPNYSLLFDPQTSGGLLASIPEENSDRCLQELIRAGYTDSQIIGKVIKKTNNITCIVNQ; encoded by the coding sequence ATGAAATCTAATGTAACACAATTGACGGATAATCTCGTTTTAATGGGTGGAGGTCACAGTCATGCCATTGTTTTAAAATTATGGGGAATGAATCCTATTCCTGGGGTACGTTTAACCTTAATTGGTGATAGAACCCATACCCCTTATTCGGGTATGTTACCTGGTCAAGTGGCAGGTTTCTATAGATTTGAGGAAACCCATATTGATTTACGTTGTTTAACTCAGTTTGCTCAAGCTAATTTTTATCACGACACTGTTATCGATTTAGACTTAGAAAATAAGCAAGTTGTTTGTCAAGAACATCCCCCCATTGCTTTTGATTATTTATCTATTGATATTGGTAGTATTCCTCAAAAAAGTAATATTTCAGGAGCCTCAGATTGTGCCATTCCTGCTAAACCGGTGGGTCAATTTTTAATAGCATGGGAAAAGGTGAAAAACACAATTAAACATCATCGTAAACAACATCATACGTTAACAATTATTGGAGGCGGTGCAGGGGGTGTTGAATTAGCATTTAATATGAGAACTTGTTTACTTAATATTTTAGAAGATGCGAATCATTTAACCATCAATTTGATCCATAAAGGTGATAATTTATTAACCGGCCATAATTATTGGGCAAGTCAAAAAGTACAATCTCTTTTATTAAAAAATGGTACTAATCTTTATTTTAACGAAACGGTTACCGATATAACCCATAATTCTTCCCATCATTATACAATTACTTGTGATTCTGGACAAAAGATAGAGTCAGATTTTGTATTTTTAGTTACTCAAGCATCTGCACCCCAATGGATAGAAAAAACGGGAATAACCACAGACAAAAAAGGATTTATTTTAGTTAATGATTATTTACAATCTGTCTCTCACCCTAATGTTTTTGCTGCGGGAGATATTGCTACAATGCAGAACTATTCTAGACCGAAAGCAGGGGTTTTTGCAGTGCGTCAAGGTCAACCTTTATTTGATAATTTACAATCCATTATTTTAGGAAATAAATTGCAATCTTATCATCCACAAAAGTTTTATTTAAGTTTAATTGGTACTGGCAATAAAAAAGCGATCGCCTCTTGGGGGAGCTTAGGTTTAGAAGCATCTTGGTTATGGACTTGGAAAGATCATATTGATCGCAAGTTTATGGATAGATTTAAAGATTTTTCTGTCATGGAGTCTCAAGAAACCAAGAATTTATGGAAAACCCTCAAAAATGAGCTTTTTTCCAATAATAATCAACCTAAAAAACAGTTAAAAAATAACAAGTTTATGCCTTGTAATGGCTGTGCTTCTAAAGTAGGAAGTTCTCTATTAGACAGAACATTAAAAAGATTAGATATTAATCAAAATCCAGAAATTCTTGTCGGTTTAGCCTCTCCGGATGATGGAGCAATTATTAATATCAGTGAACAAGAATTATTAGTGGAAACTATCGACTATTTTCCTAGTTTTGTTAGTGATCCTTTTATATTTGGACAAATTACTACTAATCATTGTTTAAGTGATTTATGGGCAATGGGGGCAAAATCTCATAGTGTTTCTGCTCTCATTACTTTACCTTATGGAGTAGATTCTGTCCTAGAAGAAATTTTATATCAATTATTACAAGGATGTCTTAAAATTTTAAAGCAATATGAAATCTCTTTAATTGGAGGACATACGTTACAAGGGGAAAAATTAGGCTTTGGTTTATCCTGTAATGGTTTTGTTTTACCCAATAGAATTTTATGTAAAAGTGGGATGCAAGTTAATGATAAACTTATTTTAACTAAACCATTAGGAACTGGAACCTTATTAGTAGCAGAAATGATTTACCAAGCTAAAGGACACTGGATAGATAATGCTATTAAATCTATGTTACTATCTAATAAAAAATCCTCAGAAATATTCTTACAATTTGAAGCCTCTGCCTGTACTGATATAACAGGATTTGGTTTAGTCGGTCATTTAGTAGAAATGATGAAAGCGTCTCAAGTTTCCGTAGAATTAGACCTAGATAAAATTCCTATTTTAACAGGAGCCAAAGACACCATTAAACAGGGAATTACCAGTTCCTTACACCCTAAAAATTTAGATAATCAAACTTATCTAAATGTTCATAAAAACATTGAAAACTCACCTAACTATTCTTTATTATTCGATCCTCAAACCTCGGGAGGATTATTGGCATCTATCCCCGAAGAAAATAGCGATCGCTGCTTGCAGGAATTAATCAGAGCCGGTTACACTGATAGTCAAATAATTGGAAAAGTGATCAAAAAAACTAACAACATTACTTGTATAGTGAACCAATAA